The proteins below are encoded in one region of Tiliqua scincoides isolate rTilSci1 chromosome 7, rTilSci1.hap2, whole genome shotgun sequence:
- the ANKRD16 gene encoding ankyrin repeat domain-containing protein 16 isoform X1: MTEGETQKLLPRLIQEGKFALFKEEIENVADLGRNVRQKHFGRSGDTLLHYAARHGHLKILGYLVETLAMDIELFNNDYKRPLHEAASMGHRDCLLYLLDRGAAVDCLKKADWTPLMMACTRRNLQVIQDLLQHGANPLLKNKDGWNCFHVASREGDPLVIQYLLDVSPNIWNTESKIKRTPLHTAAMHGCLEVVKVLLERCSYEPDSRDKCGVTPFMDAIQSGNLDIAQLLLDKHMACFTARDALGTQPLHQAAVTAQDDALRFLVVDLGVDVNTKATPLQLTALHYAAKEGHAGTLKTLLSLGANLNSKDGKNRTALHMACAGQHAACTQVLLQAGLKDSPDSTGTHAQQLAKKSDLLQLFTDISISA; encoded by the exons ATGACTGAAGGAGAAACTCAGAAGCTGCTTCCCAGGTTAATTCAAGAGGGGAAGTTTGCTCTCTTCAAAGAAGAGATtgaaaatgttgcagatctgggCAGGAATGTAAGGCAGAAGCACTTTGGGAGGTCAGGGGACACTCTGCTCCACTACGCAGCTCGGCATGGCCACCTGAAAATCCTGGGCTACTTGGTTGAGACTTTGGCAATGGACATTGAATTGTTTAATAACGATTACAAGCGCCCCCTGCATgaagcagcctccatgggccacaGGGACTGCCTCTTGTACCTGCTGGATAGAGGAGCTGCTGTGGATTGCTTGAAGAAAGCAGACTG GACTCCCCTAATGATGGCTTGTACAAGGAGAAACCTGCAAGTGATTCAAGATCTTCTTCAGCATGGAGCAAACCCATTGCTGAAGAACAAAGACGGCTGGAACTGTTTCCATGTAGCCAGTCGGGAGGGTGACCCTTTGGTTATCCAGTACTTGCTTGATGTCTCTCCCAACATCTGGAACACAGAAAGTAAAATCAAAAGGACTCCTCTGCATACTGCAG CAATGCATGGCTGCCTGGAGGTAGTGAAAGTACTCCTTGAACG GTGCAGCTATGAACCTGACAGCAGGGACAAATGCGGAGTCACTCCGTTCATGGATGCAATACAAAGCGGAAACCTTGATATTGCCCAGCTGCTTCTAGACAAACACATG GCTTGTTTCACAGCCAGGGATGCACTTGGCACACAGCCATTGCACCAGGCTGCTGTCACAGCACAGGACGATGCCCTTCGGTTCCTTGTTGTGGATCTTGGCGTCGATGTCAACACAAAAGCCACCCCGCTCCAGCTAACTGCACTGCATTATGCTGCCAAG GAAGGACATGCAGGCACTCTTAAGACACTTCTGTCCCTTGGTGCCAATCTGAATTCCAAGGATGGGAAAAATCGAACTG CACTGCACATGGCGTGCGCAGgccagcatgcagcatgcacacaAGTTCTTCTGCAGGCAGGATTGAAGGACTCTCCAGACAGCACTGGAACACATGCGCAACAGCTTGCAAAGAAGTCAGACCTGCTTCAGCTTTTCACAGACATCAGCATCAGTGCATGA
- the ANKRD16 gene encoding ankyrin repeat domain-containing protein 16 isoform X2, whose protein sequence is MTEGETQKLLPRLIQEGKFALFKEEIENVADLGRNVRQKHFGRSGDTLLHYAARHGHLKILGYLVETLAMDIELFNNDYKRPLHEAASMGHRDCLLYLLDRGAAVDCLKKADWTPLMMACTRRNLQVIQDLLQHGANPLLKNKDGWNCFHVASREGDPLVIQYLLDVSPNIWNTESKIKRTPLHTAAMHGCLEVVKVLLERCSYEPDSRDKCGVTPFMDAIQSGNLDIAQLLLDKHMEGHAGTLKTLLSLGANLNSKDGKNRTALHMACAGQHAACTQVLLQAGLKDSPDSTGTHAQQLAKKSDLLQLFTDISISA, encoded by the exons ATGACTGAAGGAGAAACTCAGAAGCTGCTTCCCAGGTTAATTCAAGAGGGGAAGTTTGCTCTCTTCAAAGAAGAGATtgaaaatgttgcagatctgggCAGGAATGTAAGGCAGAAGCACTTTGGGAGGTCAGGGGACACTCTGCTCCACTACGCAGCTCGGCATGGCCACCTGAAAATCCTGGGCTACTTGGTTGAGACTTTGGCAATGGACATTGAATTGTTTAATAACGATTACAAGCGCCCCCTGCATgaagcagcctccatgggccacaGGGACTGCCTCTTGTACCTGCTGGATAGAGGAGCTGCTGTGGATTGCTTGAAGAAAGCAGACTG GACTCCCCTAATGATGGCTTGTACAAGGAGAAACCTGCAAGTGATTCAAGATCTTCTTCAGCATGGAGCAAACCCATTGCTGAAGAACAAAGACGGCTGGAACTGTTTCCATGTAGCCAGTCGGGAGGGTGACCCTTTGGTTATCCAGTACTTGCTTGATGTCTCTCCCAACATCTGGAACACAGAAAGTAAAATCAAAAGGACTCCTCTGCATACTGCAG CAATGCATGGCTGCCTGGAGGTAGTGAAAGTACTCCTTGAACG GTGCAGCTATGAACCTGACAGCAGGGACAAATGCGGAGTCACTCCGTTCATGGATGCAATACAAAGCGGAAACCTTGATATTGCCCAGCTGCTTCTAGACAAACACATG GAAGGACATGCAGGCACTCTTAAGACACTTCTGTCCCTTGGTGCCAATCTGAATTCCAAGGATGGGAAAAATCGAACTG CACTGCACATGGCGTGCGCAGgccagcatgcagcatgcacacaAGTTCTTCTGCAGGCAGGATTGAAGGACTCTCCAGACAGCACTGGAACACATGCGCAACAGCTTGCAAAGAAGTCAGACCTGCTTCAGCTTTTCACAGACATCAGCATCAGTGCATGA